The Snodgrassella alvi wkB2 genome window below encodes:
- a CDS encoding YfhO family protein encodes MVSIATFLLLKKNYSKINIILNFISVIFLLSSGWPHGVIGYAVFVGITLVFEFKQSGKLNKVVYLSIPAILALIFSLPIYSEYIFSHDLTNRVSGFDSSLRTFIPSWSTIILGFFPTFYDYMTYISYRLVLVPLGFSTLFLPMVFFYRNIKELWQRDNILKWFSTLIIIFFLLSQMPSQFGPLRWPFRFLPFISFFICLAVFYILQYAHIIQGKKIILNKKIYISLYIILGGFFLFLPAYAGFDTLTLILSLVLMLFLLEHDLFNFKKSILVNFNKKYFLVILFVFCLVFFNSWNLHPFYIVLQIFSVWLLILSPKIIERKSSYGMIGLTLLILLLFLNGLPTLGGSYQRQTELAERIQLPDNVNLQGYVLSLPLNIYLKQTRQLNDIASAQFGFYDIKSINGYSPVGSKRLEKILPVNQSAHGIFTSKQALENILQSAKGFNVCQAVLMRISTIIVNKDDYAAFSHQFKQCGYSEVQSADSRNDLYVSLPFTLTKGWENNSPFVYPDIAGVRIVKHENNTDWVQIPEHKDNITLIFPRLWWYGYSAKIDDHILSVTADSSGSLVQVSVPSDFNGVLRLSYFPVTWRYLWFLPILAIMGLITLLFFNGKVKERLKLELKIF; translated from the coding sequence ATGGTGTCTATTGCCACATTTTTATTACTTAAAAAAAATTACTCTAAAATCAATATTATTCTAAACTTTATATCAGTTATTTTTTTGCTTTCTTCCGGCTGGCCACATGGAGTAATAGGTTATGCTGTGTTTGTCGGAATAACTCTGGTTTTTGAATTTAAACAATCAGGTAAATTAAATAAAGTTGTTTACTTGAGTATTCCGGCTATTCTGGCACTTATTTTTTCTTTACCAATTTATTCCGAATATATTTTTTCGCATGATTTAACTAATCGCGTAAGTGGATTTGATAGTTCACTCAGAACTTTTATTCCTTCATGGTCTACTATTATTCTGGGTTTTTTTCCTACTTTTTATGATTATATGACTTATATCAGCTATAGGCTGGTGTTAGTACCTTTGGGTTTTTCTACTTTATTTTTACCTATGGTATTTTTTTACCGAAATATCAAAGAACTTTGGCAACGAGATAATATTCTGAAATGGTTTTCCACATTAATTATAATATTTTTTCTTTTATCACAAATGCCATCCCAGTTTGGCCCTTTGCGCTGGCCATTTCGATTTTTACCCTTTATTTCTTTTTTTATCTGTCTGGCTGTATTCTATATTTTACAGTATGCACATATTATCCAAGGTAAAAAGATAATATTAAATAAAAAAATTTATATTTCTTTATATATTATCTTAGGTGGATTTTTTTTATTTTTACCAGCTTATGCGGGCTTTGATACATTAACATTGATTCTGAGTTTAGTGTTGATGCTGTTTTTACTTGAACATGATTTATTTAATTTTAAAAAAAGTATATTAGTTAATTTTAATAAAAAATATTTTTTAGTTATTCTATTTGTATTTTGTCTGGTGTTTTTTAATTCTTGGAATCTTCATCCGTTTTATATTGTATTGCAAATTTTTTCTGTCTGGCTGCTTATATTGAGCCCGAAAATAATAGAGAGAAAAAGTTCATACGGGATGATAGGCTTAACTTTATTAATTTTATTATTGTTCCTTAACGGATTACCTACATTAGGCGGTTCTTATCAGCGTCAGACTGAATTAGCTGAACGTATTCAGTTACCAGATAATGTTAATTTACAAGGTTATGTTTTGTCTCTTCCATTAAATATTTATTTAAAACAAACCCGGCAATTAAATGATATTGCTTCAGCTCAGTTCGGTTTTTATGATATTAAATCAATAAATGGTTATTCTCCTGTAGGTAGTAAAAGACTCGAGAAAATATTACCGGTTAATCAGTCTGCACATGGTATTTTTACATCTAAACAGGCATTGGAGAATATTTTACAGAGTGCAAAAGGATTCAATGTTTGTCAGGCAGTGTTGATGCGGATTAGCACTATTATCGTTAATAAGGATGATTATGCTGCCTTTAGTCATCAGTTTAAGCAGTGCGGATATAGTGAAGTTCAATCAGCAGATAGCCGTAATGATTTGTATGTATCGTTACCATTTACTCTGACAAAAGGGTGGGAAAATAATTCTCCCTTTGTTTATCCTGATATAGCTGGTGTCAGAATTGTGAAACACGAAAATAATACAGATTGGGTTCAGATTCCAGAGCATAAAGATAATATTACTCTGATATTCCCGCGTTTATGGTGGTATGGTTATTCTGCTAAGATTGATGATCATATATTATCTGTTACTGCAGATAGTTCAGGTTCATTGGTACAGGTTTCCGTACCGTCTGATTTTAATGGAGTGTTACGTCTGAGTTATTTTCCGGTAACTTGGCGATATTTATGGTTTTTACCTATATTGGCAATAATGGGGTTGATAACTTTATTGTTTTTTAATGGTAAAGTTAAAGAAAGATTAAAACTTGAGTTAAAAATATTTTAA
- a CDS encoding M20 aminoacylase family protein: protein MKEIHELIEAELSTFVQLRHDIHQHPELAFAENRTSDKVAGLLEQWGYKVERGIGGTGLVAQLQAGNGDRRIGIRADMDALPITEESGVAHTSQHTGKMHACGHDGHTVMLLAAAKVLASRKSFNGTLNLIFQPAEEYGKSGSGAMRMIADGLFEKYPCDAVYGMHNMPGYPQGQLHFYDGWMMASSDVATITIKGVGGHGAKPHNTHDPIVAASSIVMALQTIVSRNVSPLDSAVVTVGMFHAGVANNVIPEQAELKLTVRCFKPEVRKLLQQRIVAIAQAQAQSFNVVAEVDYQHGYAPVFNTSKETQFARQVAREVVAEENIVDQTEPMAGSEDFAFMLEKCPGSYLFIGNGLKEVDAASGFDLHNPYYDFNDKNIAIGATYWVALAERFLK, encoded by the coding sequence ATGAAAGAGATTCATGAGCTGATTGAAGCTGAGTTAAGTACTTTTGTTCAGCTGCGTCATGATATTCATCAACACCCTGAATTGGCTTTTGCAGAAAATCGAACCAGCGATAAAGTTGCCGGTTTGCTGGAGCAGTGGGGATATAAAGTTGAACGGGGTATTGGTGGTACTGGTCTGGTAGCACAACTTCAAGCCGGAAATGGTGACAGACGTATTGGTATCCGGGCTGATATGGATGCATTGCCGATCACTGAAGAAAGTGGTGTTGCGCATACAAGCCAGCATACAGGCAAAATGCATGCATGTGGCCATGATGGACATACTGTAATGCTACTGGCTGCGGCTAAGGTATTAGCCAGCAGAAAATCGTTTAATGGTACATTAAATCTGATTTTTCAGCCGGCGGAGGAATATGGCAAATCTGGTAGTGGTGCTATGCGGATGATTGCTGATGGTCTGTTTGAAAAATATCCGTGTGATGCCGTATATGGTATGCATAATATGCCGGGTTATCCGCAGGGACAGTTACATTTTTATGATGGCTGGATGATGGCTTCATCTGATGTGGCCACTATTACAATAAAAGGTGTAGGCGGGCATGGCGCGAAACCGCACAATACGCATGATCCGATTGTGGCTGCTTCTTCTATCGTAATGGCTTTACAGACAATTGTGTCACGCAATGTCAGTCCGCTGGATTCGGCTGTGGTTACCGTAGGTATGTTTCATGCCGGTGTGGCAAATAATGTGATTCCGGAGCAAGCTGAGTTAAAACTGACTGTGCGTTGCTTCAAGCCTGAAGTACGTAAGCTGTTACAGCAACGTATTGTGGCAATCGCTCAGGCTCAGGCACAAAGCTTTAATGTTGTGGCTGAAGTGGATTATCAGCATGGATATGCTCCTGTATTTAATACCAGTAAAGAAACTCAGTTTGCGCGCCAGGTGGCACGTGAAGTGGTAGCGGAAGAAAATATTGTCGATCAGACTGAACCAATGGCCGGAAGTGAAGATTTTGCATTTATGCTGGAAAAATGTCCGGGAAGTTATTTGTTTATTGGTAATGGTCTGAAAGAGGTGGATGCTGCTTCGGGTTTTGATTTGCATAATCCTTATTATGATTTCAATGATAAAAATATAGCTATTGGTGCGACATACTGGGTAGCACTGGCTGAGCGCTTTTTAAAATAA
- the tkt gene encoding transketolase — translation MASHLANAIRFLAMDAIEQANSGHPGAPMGMAEMATVVWREFLQHNPANPKFYNRDRFILSNGHASMLLYSLLHLSGYNLSIEDLKNFRQLHSKTPGHPEYGYTDGVETTTGPLGQGIGNAVGMALAEKILAARFNKPGLNIVDHYTYVFVGDGCLMEGISHEVCSLAGTLKLGKLIVLYDDNNISIDGKVDNWFSENIPERFNSYGWHTVANVDGHDETAIRAAITAAKAETEKPSIICCKTRIGKGAANKEGSHKTHGAPLGAEEIAATRAALNWTHEPFTIPQEIYDDWSAVKAGTQLEQQWQNLFNRYQQQYPAEAAEFIRRMDGKLPENFEEHVQNALNEVCSKAEKVATRKASQNSIEILAQILPEFVGGSADLTPSNLTDWSGSTAVTATSGGNYIHYGVREFGMAAIMNGLSLHGGIKPFGATFLMFSEYARNALRMAALMKINPIFVFTHDSIGLGEDGPTHQPIEQIATLRLIPNMSVWRPCDSAESLIAWADAAAATNHPSCLIFSRQGLPFMPRDNQQLANIRRGGYVLKAPDTKAAQAVLIATGSEVELAINAQSKLAEQGIATTVVSMPNTHIFDQQDQAYRDSVLPAHLPRIAIEAGVSDSWYKYVGTNGAIIGINRFGESAPAEKLFQEFGFTVEQVVEVVKNII, via the coding sequence ATGGCTTCACATCTCGCTAATGCAATTCGCTTCCTGGCAATGGACGCAATTGAACAGGCTAACTCAGGGCATCCGGGCGCACCAATGGGTATGGCCGAAATGGCTACTGTAGTGTGGCGCGAATTCCTGCAACATAACCCAGCTAACCCCAAGTTTTACAACCGCGACCGTTTCATCCTTTCGAACGGACACGCGTCCATGCTGCTGTATAGTCTGCTGCATCTGAGCGGTTACAATCTCAGTATTGAAGATCTGAAAAATTTTCGCCAGCTGCACAGCAAAACCCCGGGACATCCGGAATACGGCTACACTGATGGTGTAGAAACCACAACCGGACCACTTGGACAAGGAATTGGTAATGCCGTTGGTATGGCACTAGCAGAAAAAATTCTGGCTGCCCGATTTAATAAACCGGGCTTGAATATTGTTGATCACTATACTTACGTATTTGTCGGCGATGGCTGTCTGATGGAAGGAATATCCCATGAAGTATGTTCACTGGCCGGCACGCTTAAACTGGGCAAACTCATTGTTCTGTATGATGACAACAACATCTCAATTGATGGCAAAGTAGACAATTGGTTCAGCGAAAACATTCCTGAACGCTTTAACTCTTACGGCTGGCACACAGTTGCCAATGTAGACGGCCATGATGAAACCGCTATCCGCGCAGCCATTACCGCAGCAAAAGCCGAAACCGAGAAACCATCGATTATCTGCTGTAAAACCAGAATCGGCAAAGGTGCCGCTAACAAAGAAGGCAGCCATAAAACCCATGGCGCACCATTAGGTGCCGAAGAAATTGCCGCTACCCGCGCTGCTCTGAACTGGACACATGAACCATTTACCATTCCGCAGGAAATCTATGACGACTGGAGTGCGGTTAAAGCCGGTACTCAACTGGAACAGCAGTGGCAAAATCTGTTTAATCGGTATCAGCAACAATACCCTGCTGAAGCAGCTGAATTTATCCGCCGCATGGACGGTAAACTGCCGGAAAATTTTGAAGAACACGTTCAAAATGCATTAAATGAAGTATGCAGCAAAGCTGAAAAAGTGGCCACCCGCAAAGCCAGTCAGAACAGCATCGAAATTCTGGCACAAATTCTACCTGAATTTGTAGGCGGATCTGCAGATCTTACCCCCTCAAACCTGACCGACTGGTCTGGCAGTACTGCCGTGACAGCCACCAGTGGCGGCAATTACATCCATTATGGCGTGCGAGAATTTGGTATGGCAGCCATTATGAATGGTTTGAGCCTGCACGGTGGTATCAAACCATTCGGAGCTACTTTCCTGATGTTCAGTGAATACGCCCGTAATGCTTTGCGCATGGCTGCACTAATGAAAATCAACCCGATATTTGTATTCACACACGATTCTATCGGCTTGGGAGAAGATGGTCCAACACACCAGCCGATTGAACAAATTGCCACCCTGCGTCTGATTCCGAACATGAGTGTATGGCGACCGTGTGACAGTGCCGAATCACTGATAGCGTGGGCAGATGCCGCCGCTGCAACCAATCACCCCAGTTGCCTGATATTCAGCCGTCAGGGGTTACCATTTATGCCACGGGATAACCAGCAGCTAGCCAATATCCGTCGTGGCGGTTATGTACTGAAAGCACCCGATACAAAGGCTGCACAGGCGGTACTTATTGCCACAGGATCTGAAGTGGAGCTGGCTATCAATGCTCAGAGCAAATTAGCTGAACAAGGTATTGCCACAACAGTTGTATCTATGCCTAATACCCATATTTTTGATCAGCAGGATCAAGCCTACCGTGACAGCGTCTTACCTGCTCATCTGCCTCGTATTGCCATTGAAGCCGGTGTCAGTGATTCATGGTATAAATACGTGGGTACGAATGGTGCCATTATTGGTATTAATCGTTTTGGTGAATCCGCACCAGCTGAGAAACTCTTTCAGGAATTTGGTTTCACTGTCGAACAGGTTGTTGAAGTAGTGAAAAATATCATTTAA
- a CDS encoding ComEA family DNA-binding protein, translated as MQKICMILVLLFAMASVWAAVNINTASSQQLQSLPNIGAVKAQAIIDYRNAHGPFHSTEDIMRVKGIGKATYEKLQNDISVSGVTINSNPASKYRRAVPATAASR; from the coding sequence GTGCAAAAGATTTGTATGATTCTGGTACTGTTGTTTGCTATGGCTTCGGTGTGGGCTGCTGTTAATATTAATACTGCTTCTTCACAGCAGTTACAATCTTTACCGAATATTGGTGCAGTTAAAGCGCAGGCAATTATTGATTATCGTAATGCGCATGGTCCTTTTCATTCCACGGAAGATATTATGCGAGTAAAAGGCATTGGTAAGGCAACTTATGAAAAATTGCAAAATGATATTAGTGTCAGTGGTGTAACGATTAATTCGAACCCAGCTTCTAAATATCGTCGTGCTGTACCGGCTACCGCTGCATCCAGATAG
- a CDS encoding EamA family transporter — translation MNLLTFMLAVISVTLNALAQIALRKTMQTLGEFPQSASDYLYFGYQLILNAWFITGMCLYAISIGLWMAVLGKTEVSLAYPLLSIGYIITAFIGYFFLHENVNLLRIIGLITICIGIIIISRSA, via the coding sequence GTGAATCTATTAACATTTATGCTTGCAGTTATCAGCGTTACACTAAATGCTCTGGCGCAAATTGCATTACGTAAAACTATGCAGACACTTGGGGAGTTTCCTCAAAGTGCTTCTGATTATTTATACTTTGGGTATCAGCTAATATTGAATGCATGGTTTATTACTGGTATGTGCCTTTATGCAATTAGTATTGGTTTATGGATGGCTGTATTGGGTAAAACTGAAGTGAGTCTGGCTTATCCGCTTTTATCAATTGGTTATATCATTACTGCTTTTATCGGGTATTTCTTCTTACATGAAAATGTTAATCTGCTTCGTATTATAGGTTTGATTACTATTTGTATAGGAATCATAATTATTTCCAGGAGTGCGTAA
- a CDS encoding UbiA family prenyltransferase yields the protein MTESSLPLVVDLDGTLILTDSLHETLISMLKLYPFKLFKLIRVYFQGKAEFKKFVYEYSNFNADKIPYRHELVKYIQKQRQQGRKVILATAAYKDIAYKVANFLNCFDDVIATDSQKNLKGINKFNAIEQKIGRKFIYAGNDSADLPIWKEASGAIVTGNKTDKLIKIIKQSGTPVLKQFSNEDKKMMTWLKAIRLHQCLKNLLLFVPLLTSFQFYDFQKFLIVSTAFIAFSLGASATYILNDLWDLENDRQHLNKRHRPFASGDLSIAQGLRVSLLLLMSAGLISILISRYFFGIFLLYLFITTLYSLRLKQIILLDIIVLSVLYTVRILAGGIVANIELSYSLLAFSVLIFLSLATVKRCAELVSKSDENNSIAGRGYIKSDLDILWPLGISTYIGAIIVFGLYINAPETIVHYRTPALLWLVQLLMVYLIGNLWMMTKRGLMYDDPIVFFIQDKKSLILLTLIIYIILLARYI from the coding sequence GTGACAGAATCAAGTCTTCCGTTAGTTGTGGATTTAGATGGAACATTAATTCTGACTGATTCATTACATGAAACCCTGATTAGTATGCTTAAATTATATCCGTTTAAGCTTTTTAAATTAATAAGAGTGTATTTTCAAGGTAAGGCAGAATTTAAAAAATTTGTCTATGAATATAGTAATTTTAATGCTGATAAAATACCTTATCGTCATGAATTAGTAAAATACATACAAAAGCAACGACAACAAGGAAGAAAAGTCATACTTGCTACTGCTGCCTATAAAGATATTGCATATAAAGTAGCGAATTTTTTGAATTGTTTTGATGATGTTATTGCTACAGATTCACAAAAAAATTTAAAAGGAATAAACAAATTTAATGCGATAGAACAGAAAATCGGACGAAAATTTATATATGCTGGGAATGATAGTGCTGATTTGCCAATTTGGAAAGAGGCTAGTGGAGCTATTGTTACAGGAAATAAAACTGATAAACTTATAAAAATAATAAAGCAAAGCGGAACGCCGGTATTAAAACAGTTCAGCAATGAAGATAAAAAAATGATGACGTGGCTGAAAGCCATACGTTTACATCAATGTTTGAAAAATCTACTTCTCTTTGTTCCACTCCTTACTTCTTTTCAGTTTTATGATTTTCAAAAATTTTTAATAGTATCTACGGCTTTTATTGCTTTTTCTTTAGGTGCATCAGCAACATATATTTTAAATGATTTATGGGATCTAGAAAATGATCGTCAGCATTTGAATAAAAGACATCGACCGTTTGCTTCTGGAGATTTATCGATTGCTCAGGGTCTCAGGGTAAGTTTATTGCTTTTAATGAGTGCAGGATTAATTTCTATTTTGATATCAAGATATTTTTTTGGTATATTTTTATTATATTTATTTATAACAACACTATATAGTTTAAGGTTAAAACAGATTATATTGTTAGATATAATAGTTTTATCCGTTTTATATACCGTGAGAATATTAGCAGGCGGAATAGTTGCTAATATTGAATTAAGTTATTCTTTACTGGCATTTTCTGTCTTAATATTTTTAAGTTTGGCTACAGTGAAAAGGTGTGCTGAGTTAGTTTCAAAGTCTGATGAGAATAATTCGATTGCCGGTAGAGGGTATATAAAATCCGATTTAGATATTCTTTGGCCATTAGGTATCAGTACATATATTGGTGCCATTATTGTCTTTGGTCTTTATATTAATGCTCCGGAAACCATTGTTCATTATAGAACCCCTGCTTTATTATGGTTGGTACAATTATTGATGGTTTATCTGATTGGTAATTTATGGATGATGACTAAAAGAGGTTTAATGTATGATGACCCAATTGTATTTTTTATTCAAGATAAAAAAAGTCTAATTTTACTGACTTTAATAATATATATCATATTGTTAGCCAGATATATTTAG
- a CDS encoding NAD-dependent epimerase/dehydratase family protein, with the protein MRHIITGGSGFTGQILIRKLLQNGNEVVNFDIKNYTDCTLEKQSQFVYGDIRSVQDIRKLNLQPDDIVYHLAARQFADNVPRSNRQAWFFEVNVAGTQNILQAMSAAGTTRMVFFSTDMTYGMVNSCPVSEDHPQNPLGPYGSSKVEAEKLIRSYEKLNATIFRPRLITGAGRLGILGKLFRLISLNIPVPMIGNGTNRYQMVSVDDCVTAALQAYKNNFPRENFNLGSLNPPTTRELLEAIIKHANSKSFLIPVPARLIKPVLSGLDKIGMTLLYPEQYTIADQNTLLDITKVNQLLDWSPSCSDITAMCAAYDNYINIKKTQ; encoded by the coding sequence TTGCGTCATATTATTACCGGAGGTAGCGGGTTCACAGGACAGATTCTCATAAGAAAATTATTACAGAATGGCAATGAAGTAGTTAATTTTGACATAAAAAACTATACTGATTGCACTCTGGAAAAACAGAGTCAGTTTGTTTATGGTGATATACGTTCAGTTCAGGATATAAGAAAATTAAATCTTCAACCGGATGATATTGTTTATCATTTGGCTGCACGACAGTTTGCTGATAATGTACCCAGATCAAATCGTCAGGCTTGGTTTTTTGAGGTAAATGTTGCTGGTACTCAAAATATTTTGCAGGCAATGTCAGCAGCAGGTACGACCAGAATGGTATTTTTTTCTACTGATATGACCTATGGTATGGTGAATTCATGTCCGGTATCAGAGGATCATCCCCAAAATCCTTTGGGGCCATATGGAAGCAGTAAAGTTGAAGCAGAAAAATTAATTCGAAGTTATGAAAAATTAAATGCTACTATTTTTCGTCCCAGACTGATTACTGGTGCTGGGCGTTTAGGTATATTAGGTAAGTTATTCAGGCTGATATCTTTAAATATACCTGTGCCGATGATAGGAAATGGTACTAATCGTTATCAAATGGTAAGTGTTGATGATTGTGTTACTGCCGCTTTGCAGGCCTATAAAAATAACTTTCCCAGAGAAAATTTTAATTTGGGTTCATTAAATCCTCCGACAACCAGAGAGCTATTAGAGGCAATCATCAAACATGCTAATTCAAAATCTTTTTTAATACCGGTTCCTGCAAGATTGATTAAACCGGTACTGTCCGGACTGGATAAAATAGGCATGACACTATTATATCCTGAGCAGTATACCATTGCTGATCAGAATACTTTGCTTGATATTACAAAAGTTAATCAGTTGCTAGACTGGTCACCTTCATGTTCAGATATAACTGCTATGTGTGCTGCATATGATAATTATATTAATATAAAGAAAACCCAATAA
- a CDS encoding LysR family transcriptional regulator, with translation MNISIKQIKAFLALVEEDNFTRAAQKIHLSQPAFSSLIANLEQEIGYRLFDRDTRKVQLNEDGIHFIKLARELMFAYERTTKEIRSHANNHKEKLVLAVMPSIVVQWVSQLLATFHHQHANVQVELLDTQWDLCLQALLQGHAELALTAKSPSLTEISAEFLFSDKFHLICHINHPLASKADIELKDLLEYGMIGFTKGTSIRHFVDKIVDLFGINYVVEVSQLTTMMGLVAANYGIGIVPRLTLFQFEHKNLVVRDVRDMNLERSIYLIKHKERKLSPQAENFYHHIKANIFRD, from the coding sequence ATGAATATATCAATCAAGCAGATAAAAGCCTTTCTGGCGCTGGTAGAAGAAGATAACTTCACCCGTGCAGCTCAGAAGATCCATTTGTCTCAGCCTGCATTTAGTAGTCTGATTGCCAATCTGGAACAGGAAATCGGCTATCGCCTGTTTGACAGAGATACCCGTAAAGTTCAGCTTAATGAAGACGGAATCCACTTCATCAAACTGGCACGTGAACTCATGTTTGCCTATGAGCGCACTACCAAAGAAATCCGCTCACATGCCAATAATCATAAGGAAAAACTGGTACTGGCAGTTATGCCGTCTATCGTCGTACAATGGGTTTCACAGCTGCTGGCTACTTTTCATCATCAGCATGCCAATGTCCAAGTTGAATTACTCGATACACAATGGGATTTGTGCCTGCAAGCCCTGTTACAAGGACATGCAGAACTGGCGTTAACCGCAAAATCTCCCTCTTTAACTGAAATTTCTGCTGAGTTCCTTTTTTCTGACAAGTTCCATCTCATATGTCATATCAATCATCCACTGGCCAGCAAAGCAGATATTGAATTAAAAGATTTACTAGAATATGGCATGATTGGATTTACTAAAGGCACCAGCATTCGCCATTTTGTTGATAAAATTGTAGATTTATTCGGAATAAATTATGTAGTAGAAGTTAGCCAGCTCACCACCATGATGGGACTGGTAGCGGCTAATTACGGCATTGGCATAGTGCCGAGATTAACATTATTTCAATTTGAACATAAAAATCTCGTAGTCAGAGATGTCAGAGACATGAATCTGGAACGGTCCATTTATCTGATTAAACATAAAGAACGCAAACTATCACCGCAGGCTGAGAATTTTTATCATCACATTAAAGCCAATATATTCAGAGACTAA
- a CDS encoding MFS transporter: MNTGQVAIEHNKPPAKAIAAAVAGNALEFYDFIIYSFFAVYIAQSFFPSTNNDKYTSLLAAVAVYGVGFFTRPLGGLLIGAYADKKGRRAAMMLTVALITLGTLGLAVTPSYEVIGIAAPIIVVIARMVQGLALGGEVGPASAMLIESAPPDKRAFYASWQMASQGIAVVVGGLVGFTVSSILTLEQLNAWGWRIPFLISLVLIPIALYIRRALPETLEEPTHHSGTQMIKIIFSRYRNEVILGVMVLMSTAITAQVGNYMTTFAIDTFKLKPNIAQICTTSGGLMMFVFSLLAGMLADKYGRKSIILWPRVALMLLIVPMFYLLVKTESVAMLLLVTMMVTLLTGMSGASSLVAIPEMIPFKLRATAVSLIYAISITLFGGTAQFVITWLIKHFGAVSPAYYVAGTSLLSVIAILMMPETRHINVKD; the protein is encoded by the coding sequence ATGAATACAGGACAAGTAGCTATAGAGCATAATAAGCCACCGGCGAAAGCGATTGCGGCGGCGGTGGCAGGGAATGCACTGGAATTTTATGATTTTATTATTTATTCATTTTTTGCAGTGTATATTGCGCAATCATTTTTTCCCTCAACCAATAATGATAAATACACCAGTTTGCTTGCTGCAGTAGCTGTATATGGTGTCGGTTTTTTTACGCGACCGTTGGGTGGTTTACTTATTGGTGCCTATGCAGACAAAAAAGGTCGTCGGGCAGCGATGATGCTGACTGTGGCATTAATCACGCTGGGAACACTGGGACTGGCTGTTACACCCAGCTATGAGGTGATCGGGATTGCAGCTCCTATTATTGTGGTTATTGCACGTATGGTTCAGGGGCTGGCTTTAGGTGGAGAAGTAGGTCCGGCTTCAGCAATGCTGATTGAATCTGCTCCGCCAGATAAACGTGCTTTTTATGCCAGCTGGCAAATGGCCAGTCAGGGAATTGCGGTAGTGGTTGGTGGTTTGGTTGGTTTTACTGTTTCCAGTATTCTGACTCTGGAACAGTTGAATGCATGGGGCTGGCGCATCCCTTTTCTGATAAGTCTGGTATTAATTCCGATTGCTCTGTATATTCGCCGAGCCTTACCGGAAACACTGGAAGAACCGACTCATCACAGTGGTACTCAGATGATAAAAATCATATTTTCCCGTTATAGGAACGAGGTGATACTGGGAGTTATGGTGCTGATGTCGACGGCTATTACCGCTCAGGTAGGTAATTATATGACTACTTTTGCTATCGATACGTTTAAACTTAAGCCAAATATTGCGCAAATCTGCACTACTTCGGGTGGGTTGATGATGTTTGTGTTTTCATTACTGGCAGGTATGCTGGCTGATAAATATGGTCGTAAAAGTATTATATTATGGCCACGGGTGGCTTTAATGTTGCTGATTGTGCCGATGTTTTATCTGTTGGTAAAAACTGAAAGTGTGGCGATGCTGTTGCTGGTAACAATGATGGTAACGTTGTTAACAGGGATGAGCGGCGCCAGTAGTTTAGTGGCTATTCCGGAAATGATACCGTTTAAACTACGCGCAACCGCTGTATCACTAATTTATGCTATTAGTATAACTTTGTTTGGTGGTACGGCACAATTTGTGATTACCTGGCTGATCAAGCATTTTGGTGCAGTATCGCCGGCTTATTATGTAGCAGGTACCAGTTTATTATCTGTAATAGCTATTCTGATGATGCCGGAAACACGTCATATAAATGTAAAAGATTAA
- a CDS encoding tRNA (cytidine(34)-2'-O)-methyltransferase has product MFTHHQYSYLKHSSCITETQTNAQVYLIETYGTRNYTQFDYSDPNQQIYFLFGRETTGLPQAFAQARAEQCLRIPQSEHIRSLNLSNAAAIVLYEALRQQSFLSLT; this is encoded by the coding sequence TTGTTTACTCATCATCAATACAGTTACCTAAAGCATTCATCATGCATAACCGAAACTCAAACTAATGCACAAGTTTACCTGATAGAAACCTACGGCACTCGCAACTACACTCAGTTCGACTACAGCGACCCCAATCAGCAAATCTACTTTCTCTTCGGTCGCGAAACCACCGGACTGCCCCAGGCATTCGCACAGGCTCGCGCCGAGCAATGTCTGCGTATTCCGCAGTCAGAGCACATCCGCTCACTGAACCTATCCAACGCCGCCGCCATCGTCCTCTACGAAGCGCTGCGTCAGCAGTCCTTCCTCTCTCTGACCTAG